A single genomic interval of Penicillium psychrofluorescens genome assembly, chromosome: 2 harbors:
- a CDS encoding uncharacterized protein (ID:PFLUO_002742-T1.cds;~source:funannotate) — protein sequence MAAARPRGPIVNLPQASLPSQTVLTGRTVDLETLGLKHAKDLFNLVGATDAMKTSFWDYMPDGPYTELEAFEKKITAALASSMFFFAIIDKRSSMPTFGKPIGYLTLMRITPEHFTVEVGHVMFSSALQRTTGATEAIYLLARHAFEDLKFRRFEWKCDSLNAPSRKAASRLGFTFEGIFRQHMVIKGRSRDTAWFAMLRDEWDGFLKNAMEQWLDKGNFHEDGTQKKNLQDLKAECSHK from the coding sequence GCAGCGGCACGACCTCGGGGTCCAATTGTCAACCTTCCACAGGCATCATTGCCAAGCCAAACGGTCCTGACTGGCCGGACCGTTGACCTTGAAACACTCGGCTTAAAACATGCCAAAGACCTGTTCAATTTAGTCGGAGCAACTGATGCCATGAAGACCTCGTTTTGGGACTATATGCCTGACGGACCCTACACTGAACTGGAGGCCTTCGAGAAAAAAATCACAGCGGCATTAGCATCCTCTATGTTCTTTTTCGCGATCATCGATAAACGCAGCTCCATGCCGACTTTCGGAAAGCCAATTGGATACCTGACCCTGATGCGCATCACTCCGGAGCATTTTACCGTGGAAGTTGGCCATGTGATGTTCTCGTCGGCACTTCAACGCACCACTGGTGCCACTGAGGCTATCTATCTGTTGGCGCGCCATGCTTTTGAAGATTTGAAATTTCGGCGGTTCGAGTGGAAGTGTGACTCGCTCAATGCGCCGTCTCGAAAAGCGGCGTCGCGGCTGGGATTCACGTTCGAAGGCATTTTTAGACAGCATATGGTTATCAAGGGGCGGAGTAGAGATACCGCTTGGTTCGCTATGCTGCGGGATGAGTGGGATGGCTTTTTGAAAAACGCGATGGAGCAGTGGCTTGATAAGGGTAACTTCCATGAGGATGGCACCCAAAAGAAGAATCTTCAGGATTTGAAGGCTGAGTGCAGTCATAAGTAG